From the Purpureocillium takamizusanense chromosome 6, complete sequence genome, one window contains:
- a CDS encoding uncharacterized protein (COG:S~EggNog:ENOG503NUK6~SECRETED:SignalP(1-17~SECRETED:cutsite=AIA-SQ~SECRETED:prob=0.5519)) codes for MVRMWWLIVVTAHAAIASQGPARFDEALRGIASGQIGLTARESAYTNTTAKALRCLQVTSPVLTPDGLIINDEIVDNPPEGYKPKFRIVTLMEHSFGNSYGHPYVGKYEPPDVEFDEVVLNLTVVSEGRQYDRLALMYLGDVEVWRTSTAEPKPAPGIVWTYWKDMTHYLPLWKKPQTLIFDLGNLLNDKYTGSFNVTLTATFIEQSIKPRAAPADLILPISARRGECRAGSAFTYPDEKAESQIALPFNIQRAVVSIAANGQADEEFWWSNVPDEGAHTFPNAPLPGLSSFREVRLRIDNHLAGLSWPMPVIFTGGISPPLHRPIVGLEAFDLREQEIDITPWAGLLCDGRPHNFSLEVVGQDEQVVPRYWVLSAKIFVWYSANNTVTEGSKPRVRLTKPNYVPRADAKEGEQLVYNQTASRTLSINSHIKRNGDDVSDVSWTQKYSMGNAGLVTRQGDGQMVWALYQGEDRAEEDRRTYYNSAWKYPLQVSYLALADKCFSLMLDANLTQGEQRVISGKAVFPTGLEAWLWKLKRDPGLGVQTNTQRSGRGFFFQRAGSNKSGGFGNMNQSYELGGRDYWSDEPVHEPGPVLYRREIYVANETTVYDEQYIWNAPKPKTASVARIRKASPGMIFDFPPVMSKGHGAGSKLFHKDEDGSIDAAGAASRIESCEPAGHVVRRHA; via the coding sequence ATGGTGAGAATGTGGTGGCTCATTGTGGTCACTGCCCACGCAGCTATCGCCTCCCAAGGCCCTGCGCGCTTTGACGAAGCCTTGAGAGGCATCGCTTCTGGACAAATCGGCCTGACTGCACGAGAAAGCGCCtacaccaacaccaccgccaaaGCACTGCGCTGTCTCCAGGTCACAAGCCCCGTGCTCACACCGGACGGGCTGATCATCAACGATGAGATTGTCGACAACCCTCCCGAGGGGTACAAGCCCAAGTTCCGCATCGTGACCCTCATGGAGCATTCGTTTGGAAATAGCTATGGTCACCCGTACGTGGGCAAGTACGAACCGCCAGACGTCGAGTTTGACGAGGTCGTCCTGAACTTGACCGTCGTCTCCGAGGGCCGGCAGTACGACCGCCTGGCCCTCATGTACcttggcgatgtcgaggtctggcgcacgtcgacggccgagcCTAAGCCTGCCCCTGGCATCGTCTGGACGTACTGGAAAGACATGACACATTACCTCCCTCTGTGGAAGAAGCCGCAGACGCTCATCTTCGACCTCGGTAACCTACTCAACGACAAGTACACCGGCAGTTTCAACGTCACCCTTACAGCAACCTTTATAGAGCAAAGCATCAAACCCCGGGCCGCTCCCGCGGACCTGATCCTTCCCATTTcagcgcgacgcggcgaaTGCCGCGCGGGCAGCGCCTTCACCTATCCGGACGAAAAGGCTGAGAGCCAAATTGCGCTCCCGTTCAACATTCAACGGGCGGTCGtgtccatcgccgccaacggccaAGCCGATGAAGAATTTTGGTGGTCCAACGTGCCCGACGAAGGCGCACACACCTTTCCAAATGCCCCGCTACCTGGGCTCAGTAGCTTTCGTGAGGTGCGGCTCCGGATCGACAATCACTTGGCGGGCTTGTCATGGCCCATGCCCGTCATATTCACGGGGGGCATCTCACCCCCTCTGCACCGGCCCATTGTCGGGCTGGAAGCGTTCGACTTGCGAGAGCAGGAAATTGACATTACGCCGTGGGCGGGGCTTTTATGCGACGGGCGGCCACATAATTTCTCACTGGAGGTTGTCGGACAGGATGAGCAGGTCGTGCCCCGATACTGGGTCCTCTCCGCGAAAATCTTCGTCTGGTACTCTGCGAATAACACGGTGACCGAAGGCAGCAAGCCCCGTGTGCGGCTCACCAAGCCAAATTATGTCCCCAGAGCTGACGCCAAGGAAGGGGAACAGCTGGTCTACAACCAGACGGCGTCACGTACGCTAAGCATCAATTCACACATCAAACGCAACGGTGATGACGTCTCCGATGTGAGCTGGACTCAAAAGTATTCCATGGGCAATGCTGGTCTCGTCACAAGGCAAGGAGATGGGCAAATGGTCTGGGCGCTTTATCAAGGCGAGGACAGAGCCGAGGAGGACCGCCGAACCTACTACAATTCGGCCTGGAAGTATCCCCTGCAGGTCAGCTACTTGGCTTTGGCAGACAAGTGCTTCTCACTCATGCTCGACGCAAATCTTACTCAAGGTGAGCAGCGAGTCATATCGGGCAAGGCGGTGTTCCCCACAGGCCTCGAAGCCTGGCTTTGGAAACTCAAAAGGGACCCGGGGCTGGGCGTCCAAACCAACACCCAGCGCAGCGGGCGCGGTTTTTTCTTTCAAAGGGCGGGGAGCAACAAGAGTGGCGGCTTCGGGAACATGAACCAGTCATACGAACTCGGCGGCCGGGATTATTGGTCGGACGAGCCAGTACACGAGCCGGGCCCGGTCCTGTACCGCCGCGAAATTTACGTCGCGAACGAGACAACCGTGTACGACGAGCAATACATCTGGAACGCACCGAAACCCAAAACTGCATCGGTGGCAAGAATTAGGAAGGCGAGCCCCGGAATGATCTTTGACTTTCCGCCCGTCATGTCCAAGGGACACGGCGCAGGCTCCAAACTTTTCcacaaggacgaggatgggAGCATTGACGCGGCCGGAGCTGCTTCTCGAATTGAAAGTTGCGAGCCTGCCGGGCATGTGGTGCGAAGGCACGCGTAG
- a CDS encoding uncharacterized protein (EggNog:ENOG503P36I~TransMembrane:3 (n12-23c34/35o44-65i72-94o133-150i)~COG:S) gives MSGILSAIVRGLALLWTLLITALIGNVIASETHAATSANAAVNFTMFVAALSWIVCLYGLAAALFTALASAVILLPLDILAVLFTFINAIVLAAKLRAPNCGNIPGANLPANWIGYGSSNDEKRCREIQASTAFMWFLWACFSVCLFFTIKDSRGGLGGGFRRSGRPNMSQVGV, from the coding sequence ATGTCTGGCATCCTCAGCGCCATCGTCCGgggcctcgccctgctctGGACGCTCCTGATCACCGCCCTCATCGGCAACGTCATCGCCTCGGAGACGCATGCCGCCACGTCGGCCAATGCCGCTGTAAACTTCACCAtgttcgtcgccgccctgtcgTGGATCGTCTGCCTctacggcctcgccgccgccctgttCACGgcgctggcctcggccgtcatcctgctgcccctcgacatcctcgccgtgctcTTCACCttcatcaacgccatcgtcctcgccgccaagctgcgcgCCCCCAACTGCGGCAACATCCCTGGCGCCAACCTCCCCGCCAACTGGATCGGCTACGGCTCCAGCAACGACGAGAAGCGCTGCCGCGAGATCCAGGCCAGCACCGCCTTCATGTGGTTCCTCTGGGCCTGCTTCAGCGTCTGCCTCTTCTTCACCATCAAGGactcgcgcggcggcctcggcggcggcttccgCCGCTCCGGGAGGCCCAACATGTCCCAGGTCGGCGTATAA
- a CDS encoding uncharacterized protein (EggNog:ENOG503P54B) produces MAATGESLMDLRDSSLSDDRDDVDSLPSTSTSDIYSDADSEAQAEWERSLEQLQLILTMMIVPWMGKYFGRKFAFWSWARYMEWMHNVEVRWTNKKAFKAIGAVEAAATL; encoded by the exons atggccgccaccggcgaGTCCCTCATGGACCTGCGCGACTCATCCCTCTCCGACGACAgggacgacgtcgactcTCTACCCtccacctcgacgagcgaCATCTATTCAGACGCCGACTCCGAGGCCCAAGCCGAGTGGGAGCGCAGCCTagagcagctgcagctcatcCTCACCATGATGATTGTTCCCTGGATGGGCAAATACTTTGGCCGCAAGTTTGCCTTTTGGA GCTGGGCCCGCTACATGGAATGGATGCACAATGTCGAAGTGCGGTGGACAAATAAGAAGGCGTTCAAGGCCATTGGGGctgtcgaggccgccgcgacgttATAG
- the SUI3 gene encoding translation initiation factor eIF-2 beta subunit (COG:J~BUSCO:EOG09264OQ8~EggNog:ENOG503NWT7) → MADIQEQPPAERKSRKSVAFTDEQVVVDADGSVTMVNATEEPKETAQSHTPRTPPLSAALGAFADLSSQAGAVDDAPPAEDGGLDLSLLKKKKKKSKKPEDGDAPAEDDDAAAAEDGGLDLSMKKKRKKVKKDAAADDDFAAKLKQLEVKDTDEAPEVEEQTGDMDAGTGIWAHDETKAIGYSLLLERFFSQLSQKNPDHALSGTKSYKIPPPQCMREGNRKTVFANIADICKRMKRTEEHLTAYLFAELGTNGSVDGSRRLVIKGRFQQKQIENMVRKYIIEYVTCKTCKSPDTELSKGENRLYFITCNNCGSRRSVTAIKTGFSAQVGKRRKMKV, encoded by the exons ATGGCGGACATCCAA GAACAGCCCCCCGCCGAACGAAAGTCTCGCAAGTCCGTCGCCTTCACCGACGAACAAGTagttgtcgacgccgacggctcaGTCACCATGGTGAACGCTACCGAGGAGCCCAAGGAGACGGCCCAGTCGCACACGCCTcgtacgccgccgctgtccgCCGCCCTGGGTGCCTTTGCTGATCTCTCATCTcaagccggcgccgtcgacgatgcacCCCCCGCtgaggatggcggcctcgacctgTCCCTcctgaagaagaagaagaagaagtccAAGAAGcccgaggacggcgatgcccccgccgaggatgacgacgccgccgccgccgaggatggcggcctcgacctctccatgaagaagaagagaaagaaggTCAAgaaggacgccgccgccgacgacgacttcgccgccaagctcaagcagctcgaggtcAAGGACACAGACGAGGCTCCCGAGGTTGAGGAGCAGACGggcgacatggacgccggcaccggcatcTGGGCCCACGACGAGACCAAGGCCATCGGCTACAGCCTCCTGCTCGAGCGCTTCTTCAGCCAGCTGTCCCAGAAGAACCCCGACCACGCCCTCAGCGGCACCAAGAGCTACAagatcccccctccccagtGCATGCGCGAAGGCAACAGGAAAACCGTCTTTGCCAACATTGCCGACATTTGCAAGCGCATGAAGCGTACCGAGGAGCACTTGACCGCCTACCTGTTTGCCGAATTGGGCACCAACGgctccgtcgacggcagcaggAGACTGGTCATCAAGGGCCGCTTCCAGCAGAAGCAGATTGAGAACATGGTCAGGAAATACATTA TCGAATACGTCACCTGCAAGACTTGCAAATCTCCTGACACCGAGCTCAGCAAGGGTGAGAACCGTCTCTACTTCATCACTTGCAACAACTGCGGATCCCGACGAAGTGTCACGGCCATCAAGACCGGTTTCTCGGCCCAGGTCGGCAAGAGAAGAAAGATGAAGGTCTAA
- a CDS encoding uncharacterized protein (COG:U~COG:Y~EggNog:ENOG503NTX6~BUSCO:EOG09260EPS): MFSPAAAAAEGGPATATRSRRRQRPKSSESLVPPPKAKRQRLPLTEQTFAQPEAQAEPVETKPESKPEVRPATVEAKARDTSTEIFHPVMRRESTVRTKKSKHGDRAANKGDGSLVLTSNNAFTVSKLPALPDRIRQDSSGNISAQIFSSSGYALALTPAHAMVWPYNSTSQSPETFTFTLPSASKPSDPLPVGCLVSPSASSTEPGLVIVMSGSGKVVFWESISSAATFAFIKKDRSGVEYLISGMSSGEKVVGITNAESAGFILTFNSGRLAYMTVRDSHGRPAISVQFLRAGLTPSSSGFLGSIRHAFSHLSLRGDIAAVRADRSARVGERNIVALTSKGKLQSWRVHRGGHNESLGEADIRDRLATALKETDPQIEDYSTESLETLDFSFVPTGLEPKYLELSRLSDAMATDNPTVQHLLLLVSMSRSNKSRYALVEIILTPTNCQIGMIRPITSYSTPFDSSDPTQPQRPRVYLPRPALVAFVVFDRAAIVASVALAPESPDSQLQSDSHILPASFEDVVDFREDNVHEIVGSGFEEMSSAAPNGHDESRSSRLKTKNPAIVLLVRGAGVVRIITTDVDKFASDQPPQVSAKSKLEQAVFFGLKKDNPLIFDGRQDLSFSPEDLSEAALAVSHEILSSSTSYISTLPASIEDNLFARSEALQRLMTHLRAVGADLDRKTRWQLLFNAEKMHVAAQLWKLHEAFTANRPAEDKKSLVTLVVDFIHEDQKHNPVPKKGEVDAVRHWFVNDIYRIELFVAWSYEVIKVLYRDKCLDDVKITTLMYEAMQINICTHIGAHDFRRSNMAFYGLEHEQLRMGILRDGYEGLPEPWTGCMYIANNLKRLTDLCDQWFRKHEQRRFEQKAPNQRDPQLIIKLHDDLPALTDAMLTAVLEHARWGLANSENKSVAQEYVKTYDSERHNKPVFLAQYGKWEQGAKIAEKHGCLSALAVILLEHIETLENQLAAEDLSSAEIKSLNAQRQAKKTQLEDSFSKYGEPFAFPIYEYLIDKHGVSSVLDFELDTLGFKTRFLRSRPNLARISWINDVQQEQDVEHASETLIDLALNMESQVWKKKVELSLGKLALLAENERKPQARPSFTVKGDEARREEALQRVDDELVVVKIQDQLYSQVLPSTVEAVDSAAALNFALETHSTNIPRRQKALLQLFTEGMERLLDHQALDPMYLIDLLTLISLPAESREEIPHPFWMALKVADTACHSDEVKDAKKLIWRRLFIRDDWAKINDTTGKDDTEVVTRIADTELFAMFTDCIRYQDACEPFRYTTPDEVLGVYTHGLDRRFQSFSQGEQAKLIDAMRWEDKTLAQYTSKNRLTEWVRTTFETAQAEVENITEEATRAGISAVEAREPFPPFGRRSSTTAGVGNTLFDSED; the protein is encoded by the exons ATGTtttctcccgccgccgccgccgccgagggtggCCCGGCTACAGCGACTCGatcgcgccgtcgccagcgacCCAAGAGCTCCGAGAGCCTGGTTCCGCCACCCAAGGCAAAGCGTCAGCGCCTCCCGCTCACCGAGCAGACATTTGCGCAGCCCGAGGCCCAGGCCGAACCGGTCGAGACTAAGCCCGAATCCAAGCCTGAGGTCCGACCTGCGACCGTCGAAGCGAAGGCGCGCGACACGTCGACGGAGATTTTCCACCCCGTGATGCGGCGGGAATCCACCGTGAGGACCAAGAAGTCGAAGCACGGCGATCGAGCCGCCAACAAGGGCGATGGCAGCCTTGTTCTT ACGAGCAACAATGCCTTCACCGTTTCAAAATTGCCTGCATTGCCAGACAGGATCCGCCAGGACTCGTCGG GAAACATAAGCGCCCAGATTTTCTCATCCTCCGGATACGCCCTGGCACTGACCCCAGCACATGCCATGGTCTGGCCCTACAACTCGACGTCGCAGTCTCCCGAGACTTTTACCTTCACCTTGCCATCCGCCTCGAAGCCCTCCGACCCGTTGCCAGTGGGATGTCTTGTATCCCcctccgcgtcgtcgacggagccTGGACTTGTTATTGTCATGTCCGGCAGCGGAAAGGTGGTTTTCTGGGAGTCCATATCGAGCGCCGCGACTTTCGCTTTCATCAAGAAAGATCGATCCGGAGTCGAGTATCTAATCTCAGGCATGTCGTCTGGCGAGAAGGTAGTCGGAATTACAAATGCGGAGTCGGCAGGCTTCATTCTCACGTTCAACTCGGGGAGATTGGCGTACATGACGGTCCGGGACAGCCACGGACGACCCGCGATTTCGGTCCAGTTTCTCCGAGCTGGTCTAACGCCTTCTAGCAGCGGCTTCCTGGGGAGCATCCGCCATGCCTTTTCGCATCTCTCTCTCCGAGGCGACATCGCGGCCGTTCGAGCCGATCGCTctgcccgcgtcggcgagcgcaACATCGTTGCTCTCACGAGCAAGGGCAAGCTACAGTCCTGGAGGGTCCATCGCGGTGGGCACAACGAATCCCTGGGAGAGGCAGATATTCGAGACCGTCTCGCTACAGCCCTCAAGGAAACCGACCCGCAAATCGAGGATTACTCCACGGAGTCTTTGGAAACGCTCGATTTCAGCTTTGTTCCAACGGGACTGGAACCAAAGTACCTGGAATTGAGCAGGCTCAGTGATGCCATGGCAACCGACAACCCTACAGTACAGCATCTTCTGCTTCTCGTCAGCATGTCAAGATCTAACAAATCTCGCTACGCCTTGGTCGAGATCATTTTGACTCCGACAAACTGCCAAATCGGCATGATACGGCCAATCACCTCGTACTCGACACCTTTCGACTCTTCCGACCCGACGCAGCCGCAACGACCTCGCGTTTACCTGCCCCGACCAGCATTGGTGGCATTCGTCGTGTTTGACCGTGCTGCTATTGTTGCTTCGGTGGCCTTGGCTCCTGAATCTCCTGACTCGCAGTTGCAGTCTGACAGCCATATCCTGCCGGCTTCGTTCGAGGACGTTGTCGACTTTAGAGAGGACAATGTTCACGAAATCGTCGGCTCCGGCTTCGAGGAGATGTCTTCAGCAGCGCCCAACGGACATGACGAAAGCCGCTCTAGTCGATTGAAGACCAAGAACCCAGCGATTGTCCTCTTGGTGCGCGGTGCCGGTGTTGTGCGGATTATTACGACGGACGTCGACAAGTTTGCCAGCGACCAGCCGCCTCAAGTTTCTGCTAAGAGCAAACTGGAACAGGCTGTCTTTTTTGGCCTCAAGAAAGACAACCCTCTGATCTTTGACGGCCGACAAGACCTGAGCTTCTCCCCAGAGGATCTCTCTGAAGCTGCACTGGCAGTCAGTCACGAGATCCTCAGCTCGTCTACCTCGTATATCTCGACGCTGCCCGCTTCGATAGAAGACAACCTTTTCGCGCGGTCTGAAGCCCTGCAAAGACTGATGACGCATCTACGAGCAGTCGGTGCCGACCTTGACCGCAAGACACGCTGGCAACTCCTGTTCAACGCAGAGAAGATGCATGTCGCCGCCCAACTCTGGAAATTGCACGAAGCTTTCACCGCCAACAGGCCAGCCGAGGACAAAAAGAGCTTGGTGACTTTGGTAGTTGACTTCATCCATGAGGACCAAAAGCATAACCCTGTCCCTAAGAAGGGTGAGGTCGATGCTGTGCGTCACTGGTTTGTGAACGACATCTACCGAATCGAACTTTTCGTTGCTTGGTCGTACGAAGTCATCAAGGTCTTATACCGAGACAAATGCCTGGACGACGTAAAGATCACGACTTTGATGTACGAGGCCATGCAAATCAACATCTGCACTCACATTGGGGCGCACGACTTTCGACGCAGCAACATGGCCTTTTACGGTCTGGAGCACGAGCAATTGCGAATGGGAATCCTACGGGACGGCTACGAGGGCCTTCCGGAGCCCTGGACAGGTTGCATGTACATTGCCAACAACCTGAAACGTCTGACAGACCTTTGCGACCAATGGTTCAGGAAGCATGAGCAGCGACGGTTTGAACAAAAGGCGCCAAATCAGCGGGATCCTCAACTCATCATCAAGCTTCATGATGACCTCCCCGCTTTAACGGACGCCATGCTCACTGCCGTCCTGGAGCATGCACGCTGGGGCCTCGCCAATTCGGAGAATAAATCAGTCGCCCAAGAATACGTCAAGACATACGATTCTGAACGACATAACAAGCCTGTCTTCTTGGCTCAGTACGGAAAGTGGGAGCAAGGAGCAAAGATTGCCGAGAAACACGGTTGTCTGAGCGCTCTGGCAGTCATTTTGCTTGAGCATATTGAAACGCTGGAGAaccagctggcggcggaggaccTTTCGAGTGCCGAGATCAAGAGTTTGAATGCACAGCgccaggccaagaagacTCAATTGGAAGATTCCTTCAGCAAATACGGGGAGCCATTTGCGTTTCCCATCTACGAGTATCTCATCGACAAGCACGGTGTCTCGTCCGTATTGGATTTTGAGTTGGACACGCTTGGATTCAAGACTCGCTTCCTACGGAGCAGACCGAACTTGGCTCGGATATCTTGGATCAATGATGTTCAGCAAGAGCAGGATGTGGAGCACGCATCGGAGACCCTTATTGACCTAGCTCTCAACATGGAGAGCCAGGTCTGGAAGAAGAAAGTTGAGCTCAGTCTCGGCAAGCTGGCGCTACTGGCAGAGAACGAACGGAAGCCACAAGCAAGACCCTCGTTCACAGTCAAGGGGGATGAAGCTCGCCGCGAGGAGGCACTTCAGCGTGTTGATGACGAAttggtcgtcgtcaagaTCCAAGACCAGCTCTACAGTCAAGTGCTCCCAAGCACAGTTGAAGCcgtcgacagcgccgccgccctcaactTCGCCCTCGAGACACACAGTACGAACATTCCCCGTCGGCAGAAGGCACTTCTCCAACTCTTCACTGAAGGCATGGAGAGGCTTCTAGACCATCAGGCGCTCGACCCGATGTACCTCATTGACCTCCTGACTCTGATATCACTCCCCGCAGAGTCGAGAGAAGAGATCCCGCACCCGTTCTGGATGGCGCTTAAGGTTGCCGATACGGCATGCCACAGCGACGAGGTGAAGGATGCCAAGAAGCTCATCTGGAGGCGACTGTTTATCCGTGACGATTGGGCCAAAATCAACGATACCACGGGCAAAGACGACACGGAGGTTGTGACGCGCATCGCCGATACGGAACTTTTCGCCATGTTCACAGACTGCATCCGATACC AGGATGCCTGTGAGCCATTCCGATACACGACGCCGGACGAAGTGCTGGGCGTTTACACCCACGGTCTGGATCGCCGGTTCCAGTCGTTCTCGCAAGGCGAGCAGGCGAAGCTGATTGACGCCATGCGCTGGGAGGATAAGACCCTGGCCCAGTACACTTCAAAGAATCGTCTCACGGAATGGGTGCGGACCACGTTCGAGACCGCCCAGGCAGAAGTGGAGAACATCACCGAGGAGGCAACCCGCGCTGGCATCTCCGCCGTCGAGGCTCGCGAGCCGTTCCCACCGTTTGGCCGACGGTCCAGTACCACGGCCGGGGTTGGCAACACTCTCTTCGACTCAGAAGACTAA
- a CDS encoding Peroxisome-assembly ATPase (TransMembrane:1 (o217-235i)~EggNog:ENOG503NXX7~COG:S), whose translation MRRFSTAVTITDPLVKYQTLVKSGIYSPDPAQHRLARHLRDIYLRIKDYSPQVEYKQRLSEVARLTETKIPEDDDAHGILALRNHAIWRNPLFKHLLPASESRDGLALTRVLNSHEMAMEIDSPKGLFLSGEVGTGKSMLLDLLADGLPTHRKRRWHFNTFMLYTVSQLEKHRESHTSAFAAKSEYSIAWMAKKLVDESPILFLDEFQLPDRAASKILSHLFIAFFQLGGILVASSNRMPEELQKATGVDYAPGPTRGFMGKIFGTRGRGELYGPSSDFANFLEVLKARCDFWQMEGAQDWRRKEELDSPGAATSDQAAVLAVATDPNSTANAASTAADGGEARKRPYYYYLLGREDAPWQQSIRNVLSWTGAEAIPWGPSTRVVYGRKVVTPLHHQGHVFWEFDRLVESFGPADYISMASSYHTFIIDKVPVLTVLQKNEARRFITLLDALYEARCKLVIRAASPPDDLFFPETPRRAAKESSKEVGAEETAGDATYSETAAEVYQDQVSPFRPNVSYYDTPSATAKYDPDQDSDFGLQKQQVVDFGRTGAFTGEDERFAYKRATSRLWELCSARWHSRTGDWWQPLPAAARHWEGGAVSKPLGEHVAASSGHTGEGMGESVEVDELAGLAKWRVEHFRKQSG comes from the coding sequence ATGAGGCGCTTCTCGACCGCTGTCACCATCACAGACCCGCTGGTTAAGTACCAGACATTGGTCAAGTCCGGCATATACTCGCCAGATCCAGCACAGCACCGTCTAGCCAGACATCTGCGAGACATTTACCTCCGAATCAAGGACTACTCGCCGCAGGTCGAGTACAAGCAGAGGCTTAGCGAGGTCGCTCGCCTGACCGAGACGAAGATCccggaggacgacgatgcgcatGGCATCCTGGCGCTGAGAAACCATGCCATCTGGCGCAATCCGCTCTTCAAGCACTTGCTGCCGGCCAGCGAGTCACGCGATGGCTTGGCCCTGACCAGGGTCCTGAACAGCCATGAGATGGCCATGGAGATTGACTCTCCCAAGGGCCTCTTCTTATCAGGCGAAGTTGGAACCGGAAAGTCCATGCTTCTTGACCTCTTGGCGGATGGCCTGCCAACCCACCGCAAAAGGCGGTGGCACTTTAACACATTCATGCTCTACACGGTCTCACAGCTAGAGAAACACAGGGAATCTCACACGAGCGCTTTTGCCGCCAAATCGGAGTACTCCATCGCCTGGATGGCAAAGAAGCTTGTTGATGAATCGCCCATCCTCTTCTTGGACGAGTTCCAGCTACCGGACCGGGCGGCGAGCAAAATACTCAGCCATCTCTTCATCGCCTTCTTCCAACTCGGCGGGATATTGGTCGCTTCATCCAACCGCATGCCCGAGGAACTTCAAAAAGCCACCGGCGTCGACTACGCACCGGGTCCCACCCGGGGGTTCATGGGCAAGATCTTTGGCACTCGTGGTCGCGGCGAGCTCTACGGGCCGAGCAGCGACTTTGCAAATTTCCTCGAGGTTCTCAAGGCACGGTGTGATTTTTGGCAGATGGAGGGAGCGCAGGATTGGAGGAGaaaggaggagctggacagtcccggggccgcgacgagtGACCAGGCTGCGGTGCTCGCCGTTGCCACAGATCCCAATAGCACTGCGAATGCTGCTagcacagcagcagacggaggcgaggcaCGGAAACGCCcatactactactacctcCTGGGTAGGGAAGATGCTCCTTGGCAGCAAAGTATCCGAAACGTGCTCTCTTGGACGGGAGCCGAGGCTATCCCTTGGGGGCCTTCAACCCGCGTCGTCTACGGGCGCAAGGTCGTTACTCCGCTGCACCATCAGGGCCATGTCTTTTGGGAGTTCGACAGGCTTGTTGAGTCCTTTGGGCCCGCGGACTATATttccatggcctcgtcgtaTCACACTTTCATCATCGACAAGGTGCCGGTTCTGACAGTCTTGCAAAAGAatgaggcgaggcgcttcaTCACCTTGCTCGACGCGCTCTATGAGGCTCGCTGCAAGCTCGTCATCAGagcggcgagcccgccggATGATCTGTTCTTCCCCGAAACGCCGCGTCGTGCTGCCAAGGAGTCAAGCAAAGAAGTCGGAGCCGAGGAAaccgccggcgacgccacctactcggagacggcggccgaggtcTATCAGGACCAAGTGTCCCCGTTCCGCCCCAACGTATCGTACTACGACACGCcttcggcgacggccaagtACGACCCGGACCAAGACTCCGACTTTGGcctgcagaagcagcaggtcgTCGACTTTGGCAGGACGGGCGCCTTCACGGGCGAGGACGAACGCTTTGCGTATAAGCGCGCCACGTCTCGGCTGTGGGAGCTGTGCAGCGCCCGGTGGCACTCGAGGACCGGTGACTGGTGGCAaccgctgcccgccgcggcgcggcactgggagggcggcgccgtgtccaAACCCCTGGGGGAGCACGTCGCAGCGAGTAGCGGGCACACAGGCGAGGGCATGGGCGAAAGCGTGGAGGTTGACGAGCTGGCAGGTCTGGCCAAGTGGAGGGTTGAGCATTTCCGGAAACAAAGCGGGTGA
- a CDS encoding uncharacterized protein (COG:S~EggNog:ENOG503P2AJ), with protein sequence MTTAMPSIACLGVIGRNNNPLHMSIFPSHDPSTNAFAPIRTPLQFSLLLSSTVDVFDLRAKQNAAAGVGLSGDVGLLHAVDDRLAAYGFETNTGVRMVCVVDMRGRRVDAAVTHSGSGGAPGAATVAAGSLSSSSSALSPPTFGGGVGAGRSLTAGLRDAELKPVFRAMQTAYVRLLQNPFFEPDEHAPLGGRGGRRITSKKFAEDMKRIGESWTPGVTNL encoded by the exons ATGACGACCGCCATGCCGTCAATCGCCTgcctcggcgtcatcgggCGCAAC AACAATCCGCTGCATATGTCCATCTTCCCGTCGCACGACCCCTCGACCAACGCCTTCGCCCCGATCCGCACGCCCCTGCAGTTCTCCCTCCTGCTCTCCTccaccgtcgacgtcttcgacctgcgcgccaagcaaaacgccgccgcgggcgtgggcctgtccggcgacgtcggcctgctgcacgccgtcgacgaccgcctcgccgcctacGGCTTCGAGACCAACACGGGCGTCCGCATGGTCTGCGTCGTGGACatgcgcggccgtcgcgtcgatgccgccgtcacaCACtccgggagcggcggcgccccgggtGCTGCTACCGTGGCGGCTGGTTCGctatcgtcgtcatcgtcggctttgtcgccgcccacgttcgggggcggcgtcggtgccgggCGCTCCTTGACCGCGGGGCTTAGGGACGCGGAGCTCAAGCCCGTGTTTAGGGCCATGCAGACGGCGTATGTGAGGCTGCTGCAGAACCCGTTCTTCGAGCCGGATGAGCATGCGCCGCTGGGGGGAcgcggcgggaggaggatCACGAGCAAGAAGTTCGCCGAGGACATGAAGAGGATAGGGGAGAGCTGGACACCCGGCGTGACAAATCTGTGA